One window from the genome of Eucalyptus grandis isolate ANBG69807.140 chromosome 7, ASM1654582v1, whole genome shotgun sequence encodes:
- the LOC104446057 gene encoding putative inactive disease susceptibility protein LOV1: protein MAESVVSSVVQTIGKLLVDEAKFLWGVKGKVEDLQKELNLIQCLLRDADAKQEENQTVRECILQLRDIAYDAEDVIEQYIFRVAPKKGQNIIKAFFMAKCTCVRAHVVGTEIEGLKSRISDIGDKMQKYGIRPLDEDERKCARVLTPRQTYAHFEEEDFVGREDGIEVLVKELKDGKHRVVALWGMGGVGKTTLAKKVFNHDKLKNHFKGFAWACISQEYHTRDILERILVKLIPDQRERVTKMRNEELLETLYKTQKEKKCIVVLDDIWTKEVWDSLRAAFPVKDTRSKLLITTRNKEVAEYINAHCFLHELQCLSLKESWVLLKKRAFPEMKVGRGIVAGQAVEGIARQSEMEGQIPEITEDMKKLGDELLKKCEGLPLAIIVLGGLLAVNKWETVHRNINLYFRDKIDVFDVLAFSYNDLPWNLKPCLLYLVSFPEDLEIPVKRVLRMWIAEGFVPFDSSDEEGETTMEDVAEQYLMELVKRGLVQVRLNLIGNIKTCRLPNLMRDLCVFKARQEKFLSFHNIQQDNEREGSSSSMAIEVESTCKTRRLSLYVREIGEGKVTPGVEQIRTMPHIRTLMFFQFGKSTQWMWEQFQPIFVNYKFLRVLKLEHISMERGNLPESVGDLVHLRFLSLAKSECKGLPQSMGNLVCMEFLDLVMNKRTTVFMPNVLWKMRRLRYLRLPRNFDVEEKFPGGQKKLQLSTLKNLWTLRNFSTKKCDVNDLGKLIDLRKLSVFDDSDDPIELEIFSQLAELNWKHLRSSSFYVKRSEHLWTEDELSKMLNYGHICKLFLWGSIMKLPRHKGLPQQLRKLVLLNSDLKEDPMPILEKLENLIFLMLSVGYCKEMVFSAGGFPQLKYLNLSEFFELEEWRVAEGAMPHLSRLGIYFCPNVRKKLRSVVPSHVSIYRGEHESHAEFAKW, encoded by the exons ATGGCCGAGTCTGTTGTTTCGTCTGTGGTGCAGACAATAGGAAAGCTGCTCGTCGACGAAGCCAAATTCTTGTGGGGCGTGAAGGGCAAGGTCGAGGACCTGCAAAAGGAGCTGAACCTGATCCAGTGCTTGCTGAGGGATGCGGACGCGAAACAAGAGGAGAACCAAACTGTTCGAGAATGCATCTTGCAACTCCGAGACATTGCCTATGATGCTGAGGACGTCATCGAGCAATACATCTTCAGAGTCGCGCCGAAGAAGGGACAAAACATCATCAAAGCGTTCTTCATGGCGAAGTGCACGTGCGTGCGGGCTCATGTGGTGGGTACAGAGATCGAGGGCTTAAAATCCAGAATTTCCGATATTGGTGATAAGATGCAGAAATATGGCATACGACCTTTGGATGAGGACGAACGCAAATGCGCGAGAGTTTTGACGCCGCGACAGACTTATGCCCATTTCGAGGAGGAGGATTTTGTCGGGAGGGAAGATGGTATCGAGGTGttggtaaaagagctgaagGATGGAAAACACAGAGTTGTTGCTCTATGGGGAATGGGTGGTGTGGGTAAGACCACACTCGCTAAGAAAGTCTTCAATCACGACAAATTGAAGAACCATTTCAAAGGTTTTGCTTGGGCTTGCATATCTCAAGAATATCACACGAGGGATATCTTGGAGAGAATTCTTGTTAAGTTGATCCCTGATCAAAGAGAAAGGGTTACAAAGATGAGAAATGAGGAATTGTTAGAAACTCTATACAAgacccaaaaagagaagaaatgtaTCGTGGTTCTTGACGATATTTGGACCAAAGAGGTATGGGATAGTCTTCGAGCCGCATTCCCAGTCAAGGACACTAGAAGCAAGCTATTGATAACAACCCGCAATAAAGAAGTAGCGGAGTATATCAATGCTCATTGTTTTCTCCATGAACTTCAGTGCTTATCGCTCAAGGAGAGCTGGGTTCTACTAAAGAAGAGGGCATTTCCTGAAATGAAAG TTGGTCGAGGTATTGTTGCGGGTCAAGCTGTAGAAGGTATTGCAAGACAATCAGAGATGGAGGGACAAATACCAG AAATCACTGAAGACATGAAGAAGTTAGGAGATGAACTCCTTAAGAAGTGTGAGGGATTACCTTTGGCCATTATTGTGCTTGGTGGACTTTTGGCGGTCAACAAGTGGGAGACGGTTCACAGAAACATCAATTTGTATTTTCGTGATAAGATTGATGTATTCGATGTGTTGGCCTTCAGCTATAATGATCTACCATGGAATCTAAAGCCATGCCTCCTCTATTTGGTTAGCTTTCCGGAGGATTTGGAAATCCCTGTAAAGAGAGTCCTTCGCATGTGGATTGCTGAAGGCTTTGTGCCGTTCGATTCATCTGACGAAGAGGGAGAAACTACAATGGAAGATGTAGCGGAGCAATATTTAATGGAGTTGGTTAAGAGGGGACTGGTCCAAGTACGACTCAACTTGATTGGAAATATCAAAACCTGTCGCCTCCCCAACCTGATGCGAGACTTATGTGTCTTCAAGGCTAGGCAAGAGAAGTTTCTAAGCTTTCATAACATTCAACAGGACAATGAAAGGGAGGGTAGTTCTTCTTCAATGGCAATAGAAGTTGAGTCAACTTGCAAGACGCGGAGGCTTTCTCTTTATGTGCGTGAGATTGGTGAAGGAAAGGTGACTCCGGGGGTGGAACAAATAAGGACTATGCCCCACATTCGAACTCTTATGTTCTTCCAGTTTGGAAAATCTACCCAATGGATGTGGGAGCAATTTCAACCTATTTTCGTCAACTATAAGTTTCTTAGAGTTCTGAAACTGGAACATATTTCTATGGAGAGAGGAAATTTACCTGAATCAGTGGGAGACCTAGTCCATCTAAGATTCTTAAGTTTAGCAAAAAGTGAATGCAAGGGCTTGCCGCAATCTATGGGGAACCTTGTATGTATGGAATTCTTGGACTTGGTTATGAATAAAAGAACTACAGTTTTCATGCCAAATGTGTTGTGGAAGATGAGAAGGTTGAGGTATCTCCGTCTTCCTCGTAACTTTGATGTCGAGGAGAAATTCCCTGGGGGCCAGAAGAAGTTACAGCTGAGCACTTTAAAGAATCTATGGACCTTGAGAAACTTTAGTACAAAGAAATGTGATGTGAACGATCTAGGCAAGCTTATTGATTTGCGAAAACTGTCTGTCTTTGATGACTCGGATGATCCTATCGAGCTGGAGATATTTTCGCAACTTGCTGAATTGAATTGGAAACATCTTCGATCCTCGTCTTTTTATGTCAAAAGATCTGAGCATCTATGGACTGAAGATGAATTGAGTAAAATGTTAAACTATGGCCATATCTGTAAGCTGTTTCTTTGGGGAAGCATAATGAAGTTACCGCGACATAAGGGTTTACCCCAGCAATTGAGGAAGCTGGTCTTACTAAATTCCGATCTCAAAGAAGATCCGATGCcaatattggaaaaattggaaaacttGATTTTTCTCATGCTATCGGTTGGTTATTGCAAGGAAATGGTTTTCTCTGCAGGAGGCTTTCCTCAACTCAAGTATTTAAatctttctgaattttttgagtTGGAGGAGTGGAGGGTGGCTGAAGGAGCCATGCCTCATCTTTCTCGATTAGGGATCTACTTTTGTCCCAATGTGAGGAAGAAATTGAGGTCGGTGGTACCTTCACATGTCTCTATATATCGCGGTGAGCACGAATCACATGCGGAATTTGCGAAGTGGTGA